A region of Zeugodacus cucurbitae isolate PBARC_wt_2022May chromosome 5, idZeuCucr1.2, whole genome shotgun sequence DNA encodes the following proteins:
- the LOC105218488 gene encoding protein FAM32A-like, with translation MSDAYEFAAKGKLKLKSDSQHKKKKKSKHKHKEKDKEREKEALQTSINETLEEKITSSAAPKLTKAELAFKQQQEKMRNKRIMEKASTTHKERVEKFNEHLDSLTEHFDIPKVSWTK, from the exons atgTCGGACGCATATGAATTTGCTGCAAAAGgtaaattaaaacttaaaagtGATAGCCAGcacaagaaaaagaaaaaaagtaaacataaacataaagaaaaggACAAGGAGCGTGAGAAGGAGGCTTTACAAACTAGCATAAACGAAACGTTGGAAGAAAAGATCACCAGTAGCGCTGCGCCGAAATTGACAAAGGCTGAACTAgcatttaaacaacaacaagaaaaaatg CGCAACAAACGTATTATGGAGAAGGCATCAACAACGCACAAGGAGCGCGTAGAAAAGTTCAATGAGCACTTGGATTCGCTGACAGAACACTTTGATATACCCAAAGTATCCTGGACTAAATAG
- the LOC105218487 gene encoding chitinase-3-like protein 2 produces MADYELMNEPSQSQSWWRIAALMALYMLTTILVFLLWSSAYDNIYYPPDVQAVPDFWYRRANLYANSVHESTLSHDFRLVKNQSVRVKLQNPAYSPTDSGASGLGQQQKVKPSAPQLVKNAPPTMSTAPEVRLVCYYTVPDPNNEFDDLRLANVNAELCTHINVGMVSVSVTNGQLLITENLRRILAQDVLVLRTINPALKLLLWIGGGANSDGFPAMVKNHTTRKMFLHSVKQTLAMYKLDGIDLDWEFPSAYNKERQHFSQLIYEIRQEYRRERRDYLLTVAAAAPEGIAVFAYDVQMLNQYVDYVNVMTYDYHFYSHGTPFTGLNAPLYARPNERSLLGTLNINYSVNWWLTNGLDRKKLVVGLPTYGHSFTLMSSLNNGIGAPAADIGHCGSLGFTSYSELCWFSTHNLVVHQTYDQSTCSPFLSSGTEWISYENETSIACKALYVKAHQLGGAMIFSLNTDDVKGYCPRAYKTKFPLVETVKSILFGKS; encoded by the exons ATGGCTGACTACGAATTGATGAACGAGCCATCGCAATCGCAGTCGTGGTGGCGCATAGCAGCACTAATGGCACTCTATATGCTAACCACAATATTGGTATTTCTTTTGTGGAGTTCGGCTTACGATAATATATATTATCCGCCAGATGTGCAAG CTGTGCCCGATTTCTGGTATCGTCGCGCTAACTTGTACGCCAATAGCGTACATGAGAGTACACTTTCGCACGATTTTCGTTTGGTCAAAAATCAATCGGTGCGCGTAAAATTGCAAAATCCTGCATATTCCCCAACAGATAGCGGTGCAAGTGGCTTAGGGcagcaacaaaaagtgaaacCCAGCGCACCACAATTGGTTAAAAATGCACCACCCACCATGAGTACAGCGCCTGAGGTGCGTTTAGTGTGCTATTATACAGTGCCCGATCCAAACAATGAATTCGATGACTTGCGTTTAGCTAATGTCAATGCCGAACTTTGTACTCACATCAATGTGGGTATGGTGAGTGTTAGTGTGACTAATGGGCAGTTGCTTATAACCGAAAATTTGCGTCGCATATTGGCGCAAGATGTGCTTGTATTGCGCACAATAAACCCCGCATTAAAGCTATTACTGTGGATAGGTGGTGGCGCAAATAGTGATGGCTTTCCGGCAATGGTAAAAAATCATACGACACGCAAAATGTTCTTGCACTCGGTCAAACAAACATTGGCCATGTATAAGCTGGACGGTATTGATTTGGATTGGGAATTCCCCAGCGCCTACAATAAAGAACGGCAACATTTTTCGCAGCTAATATATGAAATACGGCAGGAGTATAGGCGTGAACGGCGTGATTATTTGTTGACTGTAGCCGCAGCTGCACCGGAGGGTATTGCAGTTTTTGCTTACGATGTGCAAATGCTAAATCAGTATGTGGACTATGTGAACGTGATGACATACGATTACCATTTCTACTCACACGGCACACCGTTCACAG GTTTGAATGCACCACTGTACGCACGTCCCAATGAGCGTTCGTTACTCGGCACATTGAACATTAATTATTCGGTTAACTGGTGGCTCACCAATGGTTTGGATCGCAAAAAATTAGTGGTCGGCTTGCCAACCTATGGACATTCATTTAC CCTGATGAGCTCTCTAAACAATGGCATCGGCGCACCAGCTGCAGATATTGGTCATTGCGGTAGTTTGGGTTTTACTTCCTATTCAGAACTTTGTTGGTTCAGCACACACAACTTGGTGGTACATCAAACGTATGATCAATCGACTTGTTCACCTTTTTTGAGCAGCGGCACAGAATGGATTTCGTACGAGAATGAGACAAGTATTGCATGTAAAGCACTCTATGTGAAGGCGCATCAACTTGGTGGCGCTATGATATTCTCTTTAAACACAGACGATGTAAAGGGCTACTGTCCACGCGCCTATAAGACCAAATTTCCACTTGTGGAAACTGTCAAATCCATTCTATTCGGCAAAAGCTGA